The Aphis gossypii isolate Hap1 chromosome 3, ASM2018417v2, whole genome shotgun sequence genome includes a region encoding these proteins:
- the LOC114121223 gene encoding uncharacterized protein LOC114121223 isoform X23 encodes MFFLFQLIQFFRRKIYCKMQLLCILIFIGVAQCDDSTIAPTNFEHLCAPNVIEFAMYYQLSVQTSFITSCECMLSSNYYIQSGFNEINQGSNDIATNLITTFKNGIGNSKNMIQDLQTDLDTDMKEKLNAVLYMTASYYQKKVIVKKTEITLGEVTDIKQAHTILTARRCERDYKCFVNDIARVKSQYSSGQSNSNNIDKNQWATLVKQYYEARETIINKTDVYTSIREAFLLGSGINLCEGSSNFDQSKLGIYKTAHLGDYFGKKDNNPCTLLNQTATQMYYIYKSSLTAIYLNSVVHSKCDLALRFMIWEHVNLVRAHFELMCKNIDMFIKSTQTEAESTFGTDSENYKKIMKALYICVNEMLITAVKSTEISYRRGLNFNTDRNMIKSDFNQYKPEHINKYYSKILGVNANVARFDSRIIDQKTCSLPTKEMCIPQKMFSSLSNRLIFQSFVCQFNYLIITIKTTEYDTTSVDYWVFEKITLIKLKNSIVFARCSATANKILIMNSAFYAYDLIITENNTPSTEIQQILDQISLDVVGILCIHSEEIIVISDTIDVYIDTNSNNKNVPAVVYKPGFNEYTGQNPKGTPSPNSSGNPTYPNGSGNPTSPNGSGNPTSPNGSGNPTSPNGSGNPTSPNGSGNPTSPNGSGNPTSPNGSGNPTSPNGSGNPTSPNGSGNPTSPNGSGNPTYPGSTTYPGSNYEDIDYSFITSGIQVTQSIENFQLSIECKVEKSLTYVQEKEQNEYTKVVIQSLKISQQIYQCNVEYLKSVVSDSIQFISKEITTDSDESIFAFIILYKDTQEKLAILSSTMEIPLKRTVYSVDTTEYLNVSQTVDYGDYIQSFYAYFEVCYEEVYNNQNDAELFLKNSMTQFNAIYEKVVEAVQSAPDDAYKTFLLSYLQKTLTVYTKTSDYFKEQIVQAKDIVSKGGDISKCALFQEIRQRSETVIVIYSAVLIKCYQYAKDSKIVTINNSEFDVITIQTQVVSSYTEITKTSSTKTFEIEIST; translated from the exons atgttttttttatttcagttgaTCCAGTTTTTTAGACGAAAAATATACTGCAAAATGCAGTTACTctgtatattgatatttataggaGTTGCTCaa tgtgATGATTCGACTATAGCGCCAACTAATTTTGAACATTTGTGTGCACCAAATGTTATCGAATTTGCAATGTATTACCAACTATCAGTTCAAACATCTTTTATAACTTCGTGTGAATGTATGCTATCatcaaactattatatacaaagtggatttaatgaaattaatcagGGTTCAAATGATATtgcaacaaatttaataacgacatttaaaaatggtattggaaattcaaaaaatatgatacaggACTTGCAAACCGATCTCGATACAGATATGAAAGAGAAACTTAATGCTGTATTATACATGACAGCTAGCTATTACCAAAAAAaggtaattgttaaaaaaacagaaataacGTTAGGTGAAGTGACAGATATTAAACAAGCTCACACAATTTTAACTGCAAGACGCTGTGAAAGAGATTATAAGTGCTTTGTGAATGACATTGCTAGGGTAAAATCCCAATATAGTAGTGGACAgagtaattcaaataatatcgataaaaatcaATGGGCTACTCTGGTGAAACAGTATTACGAAGCAAgagaaactataattaataaaacggaTGTGTATACATCAATTAGAGAAGCGTTTTTGTTGGGCAGTGGAATAAATTTATGTGAAGGATCTTCAAATTTTGATCAATCAAAACtg GGAATATACAAAACTGCTCATTTAGGAGACTACTTtggaaaaaaagataataaccCGTGCACACTATTGAATCAGACGGCCACacaaatgtattacatttataagagCTCATTGACcgctatttatttaaattctgtgGTACATTCAAAATGTGATTTAGCATTGAGATTTATGATATGGGAACATGTGAATTTAGTTCGAGCGCACTTTGAACTCATGTGTAAAAACATAGACATGTTCATAAAATCAACACAAACCGAAGCTGAATCAACCTTCGGCACTGattctgaaaattataaaaaaattatgaaagccttatatatttgtgtgaaTGAAATGCTTATAACGGCTGTTAAATCTACCGAGATAAGTTATCGGCGAGGATTGAACTTTAATACTGATAGAAACATGATTAAATCTGATTTCAATCAATACAAACCcgaacatattaataaatattattcaaaaattcttGGGGTTAATGCTAATGTAGCTCGTTTTGATTCACGTATAATTGATCAAAAAACTTGTTCATTACCAACAAAAGAGATGTGTATACCACAGAAAATGTTCTCGTCATTATcaaatagattaatttttcaatctttTGTAtgccaatttaattatttaattataacaataaaaacaacagagTATGATACAACATCTGTGGATTATTGggtgtttgaaaaaattacactaataaaattaaaaaactcaaTCGTATTTGCAAGATGTTCAGCGACtgcaaacaaaattttaattatgaatagtGCATTTTAtgcatatgatttaattatcaCGGAAAATAATACACCATCTACTGAAATTCAACAAATTCTAGATCAAATTTCATTAGATGTAGTtggaatattatgtatacactcAGAGGAGATAATTGTAATATCCGATACTATTGATgtttatatagatacaaatagtaacaataaaaatgtcccAGCAGTAGTATATAAACCTGGTTTTAATGAATACACAGGTCAAAATCCCAAAGGCACTCCATCACCGAATAGTTCAGGAAACCCAACATACCCGAACGGTTCAGGAAACCCAACATCACCGAATGGTTCAGGGAACCCAACATCACCGAATGGTTCAGGGAACCCAACATCACCGAATGGTTCAGGGAACCCAACATCACCAAATGGTTCAG GGAACCCAACATCACCGAATGGTTCAGGGAACCCAACATCACCGAATGGTTCAGGGAACCCAACATCACCGAATGGTTCAGGGAACCCAACATCACCAAATGGTTCAG GGAACCCAACATCACCGAATGGTTCAGGAAACCCAACATACCCAGGATCTACAACATATCCAGGAAGTAATTATGAAGATATagattattcttttataacatCTGGTATACAAGTAACACAATCTATAGAGAATTTCCAACTTTCTATTGAGTGCAAAGTAGAAAAAAGTTTAACTTACGTTCAGGAAAAAGAACAAAACGAGTACACGAAAGTAGTAATACAATCATTGAAAATTAGTCAACAAATTTATCAGTGTAatgtagaatatttaaaaagtgtaGTTTCAgattcaatacaatttatatccaAGGAAATAACTACTGATAGTGACGAATCtatatttgcatttattatactatacaaagaTACACAAGAAAAATTAGCAATATTATCTTCGACGATGGAAATTCCATTAAAGAGAACTGTTTATTCGGTAGACACGACCGAATATCTCAATGTGTCTCAAACTGTTGATTACGGGGATTATATACAAAgcttttatgcatattttgaaGTATGTTATGAAGAAGTTTACAATAATCAAAATGATGCTGAATTATTTCTAAAGAATAGTATGACACaatttaatgcaatatatGAAAAGGTTGTCGAAGCAGTTCAAAGCGCACCGGATGATgcttacaaaacatttttattaagctatttacaaaaaacattaactGTGTATACAAAAACCTccgattattttaaagaacaaaTTGTTCAAGCAAAGGATATTGTT
- the LOC114121223 gene encoding uncharacterized protein LOC114121223 isoform X19, which yields MFFLFQLIQFFRRKIYCKMQLLCILIFIGVAQCDDSTIAPTNFEHLCAPNVIEFAMYYQLSVQTSFITSCECMLSSNYYIQSGFNEINQGSNDIATNLITTFKNGIGNSKNMIQDLQTDLDTDMKEKLNAVLYMTASYYQKKVIVKKTEITLGEVTDIKQAHTILTARRCERDYKCFVNDIARVKSQYSSGQSNSNNIDKNQWATLVKQYYEARETIINKTDVYTSIREAFLLGSGINLCEGSSNFDQSKLGIYKTAHLGDYFGKKDNNPCTLLNQTATQMYYIYKSSLTAIYLNSVVHSKCDLALRFMIWEHVNLVRAHFELMCKNIDMFIKSTQTEAESTFGTDSENYKKIMKALYICVNEMLITAVKSTEISYRRGLNFNTDRNMIKSDFNQYKPEHINKYYSKILGVNANVARFDSRIIDQKTCSLPTKEMCIPQKMFSSLSNRLIFQSFVCQFNYLIITIKTTEYDTTSVDYWVFEKITLIKLKNSIVFARCSATANKILIMNSAFYAYDLIITENNTPSTEIQQILDQISLDVVGILCIHSEEIIVISDTIDVYIDTNSNNKNVPAVVYKPGFNEYTGQNPKGTPSPNSSGNPTYPNGSGNPTSPNGSGNPTSPNGSGNPTSPNGSGNPTSPNGSGNPTSPNGSGNPTSPNGSGNPTSPNGSGNPTSPNGSGNPTSPNGSGNPTSPNGSGNPTYPGSTTYPGSNYEDIDYSFITSGIQVTQSIENFQLSIECKVEKSLTYVQEKEQNEYTKVVIQSLKISQQIYQCNVEYLKSVVSDSIQFISKEITTDSDESIFAFIILYKDTQEKLAILSSTMEIPLKRTVYSVDTTEYLNVSQTVDYGDYIQSFYAYFEVCYEEVYNNQNDAELFLKNSMTQFNAIYEKVVEAVQSAPDDAYKTFLLSYLQKTLTVYTKTSDYFKEQIVQAKDIVSKGGDISKCALFQEIRQRSETVIVIYSAVLIKCYQYAKDSKIVTINNSEFDVITIQTQVVSSYTEITKTSSTKTFEIEIST from the exons atgttttttttatttcagttgaTCCAGTTTTTTAGACGAAAAATATACTGCAAAATGCAGTTACTctgtatattgatatttataggaGTTGCTCaa tgtgATGATTCGACTATAGCGCCAACTAATTTTGAACATTTGTGTGCACCAAATGTTATCGAATTTGCAATGTATTACCAACTATCAGTTCAAACATCTTTTATAACTTCGTGTGAATGTATGCTATCatcaaactattatatacaaagtggatttaatgaaattaatcagGGTTCAAATGATATtgcaacaaatttaataacgacatttaaaaatggtattggaaattcaaaaaatatgatacaggACTTGCAAACCGATCTCGATACAGATATGAAAGAGAAACTTAATGCTGTATTATACATGACAGCTAGCTATTACCAAAAAAaggtaattgttaaaaaaacagaaataacGTTAGGTGAAGTGACAGATATTAAACAAGCTCACACAATTTTAACTGCAAGACGCTGTGAAAGAGATTATAAGTGCTTTGTGAATGACATTGCTAGGGTAAAATCCCAATATAGTAGTGGACAgagtaattcaaataatatcgataaaaatcaATGGGCTACTCTGGTGAAACAGTATTACGAAGCAAgagaaactataattaataaaacggaTGTGTATACATCAATTAGAGAAGCGTTTTTGTTGGGCAGTGGAATAAATTTATGTGAAGGATCTTCAAATTTTGATCAATCAAAACtg GGAATATACAAAACTGCTCATTTAGGAGACTACTTtggaaaaaaagataataaccCGTGCACACTATTGAATCAGACGGCCACacaaatgtattacatttataagagCTCATTGACcgctatttatttaaattctgtgGTACATTCAAAATGTGATTTAGCATTGAGATTTATGATATGGGAACATGTGAATTTAGTTCGAGCGCACTTTGAACTCATGTGTAAAAACATAGACATGTTCATAAAATCAACACAAACCGAAGCTGAATCAACCTTCGGCACTGattctgaaaattataaaaaaattatgaaagccttatatatttgtgtgaaTGAAATGCTTATAACGGCTGTTAAATCTACCGAGATAAGTTATCGGCGAGGATTGAACTTTAATACTGATAGAAACATGATTAAATCTGATTTCAATCAATACAAACCcgaacatattaataaatattattcaaaaattcttGGGGTTAATGCTAATGTAGCTCGTTTTGATTCACGTATAATTGATCAAAAAACTTGTTCATTACCAACAAAAGAGATGTGTATACCACAGAAAATGTTCTCGTCATTATcaaatagattaatttttcaatctttTGTAtgccaatttaattatttaattataacaataaaaacaacagagTATGATACAACATCTGTGGATTATTGggtgtttgaaaaaattacactaataaaattaaaaaactcaaTCGTATTTGCAAGATGTTCAGCGACtgcaaacaaaattttaattatgaatagtGCATTTTAtgcatatgatttaattatcaCGGAAAATAATACACCATCTACTGAAATTCAACAAATTCTAGATCAAATTTCATTAGATGTAGTtggaatattatgtatacactcAGAGGAGATAATTGTAATATCCGATACTATTGATgtttatatagatacaaatagtaacaataaaaatgtcccAGCAGTAGTATATAAACCTGGTTTTAATGAATACACAGGTCAAAATCCCAAAGGCACTCCATCACCGAATAGTTCAGGAAACCCAACATACCCGAACGGTTCAGGAAACCCAACATCACCGAATGGTTCAGGGAACCCAACATCACCGAATGGTTCAGGGAACCCAACATCACCGAATGGTTCAGGGAACCCAACATCACCAAATGGTTCAG GGAACCCAACATCACCGAATGGTTCAGGGAACCCAACATCACCGAATGGTTCAGGGAACCCAACATCACCAAATGGTTCAG GAAACCCAACATCACCGAATGGTTCAGGGAACCCAACATCACCGAATGGTTCAGGGAACCCAACATCACCGAATGGTTCAGGAAACCCAACATACCCAGGATCTACAACATATCCAGGAAGTAATTATGAAGATATagattattcttttataacatCTGGTATACAAGTAACACAATCTATAGAGAATTTCCAACTTTCTATTGAGTGCAAAGTAGAAAAAAGTTTAACTTACGTTCAGGAAAAAGAACAAAACGAGTACACGAAAGTAGTAATACAATCATTGAAAATTAGTCAACAAATTTATCAGTGTAatgtagaatatttaaaaagtgtaGTTTCAgattcaatacaatttatatccaAGGAAATAACTACTGATAGTGACGAATCtatatttgcatttattatactatacaaagaTACACAAGAAAAATTAGCAATATTATCTTCGACGATGGAAATTCCATTAAAGAGAACTGTTTATTCGGTAGACACGACCGAATATCTCAATGTGTCTCAAACTGTTGATTACGGGGATTATATACAAAgcttttatgcatattttgaaGTATGTTATGAAGAAGTTTACAATAATCAAAATGATGCTGAATTATTTCTAAAGAATAGTATGACACaatttaatgcaatatatGAAAAGGTTGTCGAAGCAGTTCAAAGCGCACCGGATGATgcttacaaaacatttttattaagctatttacaaaaaacattaactGTGTATACAAAAACCTccgattattttaaagaacaaaTTGTTCAAGCAAAGGATATTGTT
- the LOC114121223 gene encoding uncharacterized protein LOC114121223 isoform X27: MFFLFQLIQFFRRKIYCKMQLLCILIFIGVAQCDDSTIAPTNFEHLCAPNVIEFAMYYQLSVQTSFITSCECMLSSNYYIQSGFNEINQGSNDIATNLITTFKNGIGNSKNMIQDLQTDLDTDMKEKLNAVLYMTASYYQKKVIVKKTEITLGEVTDIKQAHTILTARRCERDYKCFVNDIARVKSQYSSGQSNSNNIDKNQWATLVKQYYEARETIINKTDVYTSIREAFLLGSGINLCEGSSNFDQSKLGIYKTAHLGDYFGKKDNNPCTLLNQTATQMYYIYKSSLTAIYLNSVVHSKCDLALRFMIWEHVNLVRAHFELMCKNIDMFIKSTQTEAESTFGTDSENYKKIMKALYICVNEMLITAVKSTEISYRRGLNFNTDRNMIKSDFNQYKPEHINKYYSKILGVNANVARFDSRIIDQKTCSLPTKEMCIPQKMFSSLSNRLIFQSFVCQFNYLIITIKTTEYDTTSVDYWVFEKITLIKLKNSIVFARCSATANKILIMNSAFYAYDLIITENNTPSTEIQQILDQISLDVVGILCIHSEEIIVISDTIDVYIDTNSNNKNVPAVVYKPGFNEYTGQNPKGTPSPNSSGNPTYPNGSGNPTSPNGSGNPTSPNGSGNPTSPNGSGNPTSPNGSGTPTYPNDSGNPTSPNGSGNPTSPNGSGNPTSPNGSGNPTSPNGSGNPTYPGSTTYPGSNYEDIDYSFITSGIQVTQSIENFQLSIECKVEKSLTYVQEKEQNEYTKVVIQSLKISQQIYQCNVEYLKSVVSDSIQFISKEITTDSDESIFAFIILYKDTQEKLAILSSTMEIPLKRTVYSVDTTEYLNVSQTVDYGDYIQSFYAYFEVCYEEVYNNQNDAELFLKNSMTQFNAIYEKVVEAVQSAPDDAYKTFLLSYLQKTLTVYTKTSDYFKEQIVQAKDIVSKGGDISKCALFQEIRQRSETVIVIYSAVLIKCYQYAKDSKIVTINNSEFDVITIQTQVVSSYTEITKTSSTKTFEIEIST; the protein is encoded by the exons atgttttttttatttcagttgaTCCAGTTTTTTAGACGAAAAATATACTGCAAAATGCAGTTACTctgtatattgatatttataggaGTTGCTCaa tgtgATGATTCGACTATAGCGCCAACTAATTTTGAACATTTGTGTGCACCAAATGTTATCGAATTTGCAATGTATTACCAACTATCAGTTCAAACATCTTTTATAACTTCGTGTGAATGTATGCTATCatcaaactattatatacaaagtggatttaatgaaattaatcagGGTTCAAATGATATtgcaacaaatttaataacgacatttaaaaatggtattggaaattcaaaaaatatgatacaggACTTGCAAACCGATCTCGATACAGATATGAAAGAGAAACTTAATGCTGTATTATACATGACAGCTAGCTATTACCAAAAAAaggtaattgttaaaaaaacagaaataacGTTAGGTGAAGTGACAGATATTAAACAAGCTCACACAATTTTAACTGCAAGACGCTGTGAAAGAGATTATAAGTGCTTTGTGAATGACATTGCTAGGGTAAAATCCCAATATAGTAGTGGACAgagtaattcaaataatatcgataaaaatcaATGGGCTACTCTGGTGAAACAGTATTACGAAGCAAgagaaactataattaataaaacggaTGTGTATACATCAATTAGAGAAGCGTTTTTGTTGGGCAGTGGAATAAATTTATGTGAAGGATCTTCAAATTTTGATCAATCAAAACtg GGAATATACAAAACTGCTCATTTAGGAGACTACTTtggaaaaaaagataataaccCGTGCACACTATTGAATCAGACGGCCACacaaatgtattacatttataagagCTCATTGACcgctatttatttaaattctgtgGTACATTCAAAATGTGATTTAGCATTGAGATTTATGATATGGGAACATGTGAATTTAGTTCGAGCGCACTTTGAACTCATGTGTAAAAACATAGACATGTTCATAAAATCAACACAAACCGAAGCTGAATCAACCTTCGGCACTGattctgaaaattataaaaaaattatgaaagccttatatatttgtgtgaaTGAAATGCTTATAACGGCTGTTAAATCTACCGAGATAAGTTATCGGCGAGGATTGAACTTTAATACTGATAGAAACATGATTAAATCTGATTTCAATCAATACAAACCcgaacatattaataaatattattcaaaaattcttGGGGTTAATGCTAATGTAGCTCGTTTTGATTCACGTATAATTGATCAAAAAACTTGTTCATTACCAACAAAAGAGATGTGTATACCACAGAAAATGTTCTCGTCATTATcaaatagattaatttttcaatctttTGTAtgccaatttaattatttaattataacaataaaaacaacagagTATGATACAACATCTGTGGATTATTGggtgtttgaaaaaattacactaataaaattaaaaaactcaaTCGTATTTGCAAGATGTTCAGCGACtgcaaacaaaattttaattatgaatagtGCATTTTAtgcatatgatttaattatcaCGGAAAATAATACACCATCTACTGAAATTCAACAAATTCTAGATCAAATTTCATTAGATGTAGTtggaatattatgtatacactcAGAGGAGATAATTGTAATATCCGATACTATTGATgtttatatagatacaaatagtaacaataaaaatgtcccAGCAGTAGTATATAAACCTGGTTTTAATGAATACACAGGTCAAAATCCCAAAGGCACTCCATCACCGAATAGTTCAGGAAACCCAACATACCCGAACGGTTCAGGAAACCCAACATCACCGAATGGTTCAGGGAACCCAACATCACCGAATGGTTCAGGGAACCCAACATCACCGAATGGTTCAGGGAACCCAACATCACCAAATGGTTCAGGTACCCCAACATACCCGAACGATTCAG GGAACCCAACATCACCGAATGGTTCAGGGAACCCAACATCACCGAATGGTTCAGGGAACCCAACATCACCAAATGGTTCAG GGAACCCAACATCACCGAATGGTTCAGGAAACCCAACATACCCAGGATCTACAACATATCCAGGAAGTAATTATGAAGATATagattattcttttataacatCTGGTATACAAGTAACACAATCTATAGAGAATTTCCAACTTTCTATTGAGTGCAAAGTAGAAAAAAGTTTAACTTACGTTCAGGAAAAAGAACAAAACGAGTACACGAAAGTAGTAATACAATCATTGAAAATTAGTCAACAAATTTATCAGTGTAatgtagaatatttaaaaagtgtaGTTTCAgattcaatacaatttatatccaAGGAAATAACTACTGATAGTGACGAATCtatatttgcatttattatactatacaaagaTACACAAGAAAAATTAGCAATATTATCTTCGACGATGGAAATTCCATTAAAGAGAACTGTTTATTCGGTAGACACGACCGAATATCTCAATGTGTCTCAAACTGTTGATTACGGGGATTATATACAAAgcttttatgcatattttgaaGTATGTTATGAAGAAGTTTACAATAATCAAAATGATGCTGAATTATTTCTAAAGAATAGTATGACACaatttaatgcaatatatGAAAAGGTTGTCGAAGCAGTTCAAAGCGCACCGGATGATgcttacaaaacatttttattaagctatttacaaaaaacattaactGTGTATACAAAAACCTccgattattttaaagaacaaaTTGTTCAAGCAAAGGATATTGTT